In Leuconostocaceae bacterium ESL0723, the following proteins share a genomic window:
- a CDS encoding zinc-binding alcohol dehydrogenase family protein — MSFIKNLIDKVHPTMTAIGINRGAKTEEKDAFIRRRVAKPKPGDDDLLVKVLATSVNPVDTKMRSKYHLDGIFRILGLDGVGQIEEMGKNVTGFELGQKVYYVSGQQDAGNNAEYQAFNAGLAAPMPMTLSVDEAAAVPLTSVTAYDIVHRGFGLPVIKDAAHGQSLFIINGAGGVGSILIQLAKYLGMTVVTTAGTHRSKKWVEELGADYVVDYHEDLTQQLRTIDQTQFEYIANLQDTNAYWDLMSVAVAPYGKIASIVETTAPVDLGALKDMAVQFTWIFMLARANYGKNLAEQGEILEKMGRLFDQGVLKSTLTKVYHGLTTEALREAHHEVESQHTVGKVVIDFREDQQ; from the coding sequence ATGTCTTTCATTAAGAACTTAATTGATAAGGTCCATCCGACAATGACCGCCATTGGGATTAACCGGGGGGCCAAGACTGAGGAAAAGGATGCCTTTATCCGTCGGCGCGTGGCCAAGCCTAAGCCCGGTGATGATGATTTGTTAGTTAAGGTTCTGGCAACTTCAGTAAACCCAGTTGATACTAAGATGCGCAGCAAGTACCACTTGGACGGCATTTTTCGGATTCTTGGTCTGGATGGTGTCGGCCAAATCGAGGAAATGGGTAAGAACGTGACCGGCTTTGAGCTTGGTCAGAAAGTTTACTACGTCAGTGGTCAGCAAGATGCTGGTAACAATGCGGAGTACCAGGCCTTTAACGCTGGCCTGGCGGCCCCAATGCCCATGACGCTTAGTGTCGATGAAGCCGCCGCAGTACCACTGACTTCGGTAACGGCCTATGACATTGTTCACCGCGGCTTTGGCCTGCCAGTGATTAAGGACGCTGCCCATGGTCAATCCCTCTTTATCATTAACGGTGCTGGCGGAGTTGGCTCAATTTTGATTCAGTTGGCTAAGTACCTCGGTATGACGGTTGTGACGACCGCTGGGACTCACCGTTCAAAGAAGTGGGTGGAAGAGCTTGGGGCTGATTACGTGGTTGATTACCATGAGGACTTAACCCAGCAACTGCGTACGATTGACCAGACCCAGTTTGAATACATTGCTAACCTGCAAGACACCAACGCCTACTGGGACCTGATGTCAGTGGCCGTGGCCCCTTATGGTAAGATTGCTTCGATTGTTGAAACCACGGCTCCAGTTGACCTGGGCGCCCTGAAAGACATGGCCGTGCAGTTTACCTGGATCTTCATGTTAGCCCGGGCCAACTACGGCAAGAACCTGGCTGAGCAGGGTGAAATCCTCGAAAAGATGGGCCGGCTCTTTGACCAGGGGGTTCTAAAGTCGACTTTGACCAAGGTTTATCACGGTCTGACTACTGAGGCCCTCCGTGAAGCCCACCACGAAGTTGAAAGCCAGCACACGGTCGGTAAGGTCGTGATTGACTTTCGGGAAGACCAGCAATGA
- the prmA gene encoding 50S ribosomal protein L11 methyltransferase — MTWLALTYTVPSAQIDLVNAELTDLGLTGAWIQDAGNQLSKITVYLDRDAQTNVTPEQIQDRLDQLQANGVDLSPLKLDEQEVDDSAWADSWKPYYHAQRITQQLTVVPQWEDYQREQAGEKLIVLDPQLSFGTGTHETTRLSMQALEAVVRGGESMIDVGTGSGVLAVAAKLLGVGKVIATDLDEEAVAVAKQNLALNPVAKDVEVLVSDRLNQVQTDPVDLIVANILADVIEPLVPQAEQNLKPGGYFLVSGIYTDQAAKIERALRAHDFDLEQVSQRGPWYGYIARKKG; from the coding sequence ATGACTTGGTTAGCCCTAACTTACACCGTCCCCAGTGCCCAGATTGACCTGGTTAACGCTGAGTTAACCGACCTGGGTTTGACCGGGGCCTGGATTCAGGATGCGGGGAACCAGCTGAGTAAAATCACCGTCTACTTGGACCGTGACGCTCAAACGAACGTGACGCCAGAACAGATTCAGGACCGTCTGGACCAGCTGCAGGCTAATGGGGTTGATTTATCACCACTGAAACTAGATGAGCAAGAGGTCGACGACAGCGCCTGGGCCGATAGCTGGAAGCCCTACTACCATGCCCAACGGATTACCCAGCAGCTGACCGTGGTGCCCCAGTGGGAAGATTATCAGCGCGAGCAAGCGGGTGAAAAGCTAATTGTCTTAGATCCCCAGCTATCCTTTGGGACTGGCACCCATGAAACTACTCGCTTGAGTATGCAGGCCTTAGAGGCCGTTGTTCGTGGCGGGGAAAGCATGATTGATGTTGGCACTGGTTCAGGGGTTTTGGCGGTTGCGGCCAAGCTCTTGGGGGTCGGCAAGGTAATTGCCACTGATTTGGATGAAGAAGCCGTGGCCGTTGCTAAGCAGAACCTGGCGTTAAACCCGGTTGCCAAGGACGTAGAAGTCCTGGTCAGCGATCGTTTAAACCAGGTTCAGACCGACCCAGTTGATTTAATCGTGGCTAATATCCTAGCTGACGTGATTGAACCCCTAGTACCACAGGCCGAGCAAAACTTAAAACCAGGTGGTTATTTCCTGGTTTCTGGAATCTACACTGACCAGGCGGCCAAAATTGAACGGGCCTTAAGGGCCCACGATTTTGACCTTGAGCAGGTCAGTCAACGGGGTCCCTGGTATGGTTACATTGCCCGCAAGAAAGGATAG
- a CDS encoding RsmE family RNA methyltransferase, whose translation MQRYFLDQTLADEVSLPADSDTYQHLARVLRAKVGQQVELVSADQKLYLAQVKEVDANGLTLSVLEEVPAQVELPVRVTLVVSPVKNDRNDWLVQKATEMGADRIVFTDMARTVAAWKPSVQAKKLTRMGKIAKAAAEQSHRLKVPAIDYLKTDEAINLNKDLGLVAWEEVAKAGEDGQLYQRLSQCQAGQELVAWFGPEGGLTEKEISALTAHGFAKVGLGPRILRAETAPLYFLAAVSLLSELH comes from the coding sequence ATGCAACGGTACTTTTTAGATCAAACGCTTGCTGATGAGGTTTCATTGCCAGCTGACAGTGACACTTACCAGCACCTGGCCCGGGTTCTGCGGGCCAAGGTTGGCCAGCAGGTTGAGTTAGTCAGTGCCGACCAAAAGCTCTACCTTGCCCAGGTTAAGGAAGTCGATGCTAACGGTTTGACGCTATCGGTATTAGAAGAAGTACCCGCCCAGGTGGAACTGCCCGTTCGGGTTACCCTGGTCGTTTCCCCGGTTAAAAATGACCGCAATGACTGGCTGGTGCAAAAGGCCACTGAGATGGGGGCTGACCGGATTGTCTTTACCGACATGGCAAGGACGGTTGCAGCTTGGAAACCCAGTGTACAAGCTAAGAAATTAACCCGAATGGGCAAGATTGCCAAGGCGGCTGCCGAGCAGTCCCATCGGCTGAAGGTACCAGCGATTGATTACCTGAAAACTGATGAAGCTATCAACCTGAACAAGGATTTGGGTCTGGTTGCCTGGGAAGAGGTCGCCAAGGCCGGCGAAGATGGCCAATTGTATCAGCGTCTGAGTCAGTGTCAAGCCGGACAGGAGCTGGTAGCCTGGTTTGGACCAGAAGGGGGCTTAACTGAGAAGGAAATTAGCGCCTTGACCGCGCATGGCTTTGCCAAGGTCGGGCTGGGTCCTCGGATTTTACGGGCTGAAACGGCGCCGCTCTACTTCTTAGCGGCCGTCAGCCTCTTGTCGGAACTTCACTAA